One window of the Bernardetia sp. genome contains the following:
- a CDS encoding SUMF1/EgtB/PvdO family nonheme iron enzyme, translating to MIQKIRTNRTIWAVLLGVTTALLMQSCGGGGNLAKLQESGELTGVLGREGWRQEVPYGMIVVPAGTFHMGQADQDILSSKINMNRQITIGGFYMDQTEITNNEYRQFIDEMTENPDSVDGEILSEEEIKERFYPDTTVWMTNFTHHYGDPMTENYYAHPAYDDYPVVGVSWFAAKAFCGWRTKFMNEARESAGKFPVPMFRLPSEAEWEYASRGGRDIAKYPWGGPYTRNAKGCALANFKPGRGNYYDDGFQYTNPVGAYFPNDFGLYDMAGNVSEWCNDAYAPNAMPLIWDLNPTYIDDSEPRKLVRGGSWKDIAFFIETGTRNYQYQDSVTAYTGFRCVMTYLGRSSGMEF from the coding sequence ATGATACAAAAAATCCGTACGAACCGTACAATTTGGGCTGTCCTATTGGGTGTAACCACAGCTCTTCTTATGCAAAGCTGTGGTGGTGGTGGAAACCTAGCTAAATTACAAGAAAGTGGAGAACTCACTGGAGTCTTGGGTCGTGAAGGCTGGAGACAAGAAGTTCCTTATGGAATGATTGTAGTACCAGCAGGTACATTCCACATGGGACAAGCTGACCAAGACATCTTATCTTCAAAAATAAATATGAACCGTCAGATTACGATTGGTGGTTTTTATATGGATCAGACAGAGATTACAAATAACGAATATCGTCAGTTTATTGATGAGATGACTGAAAACCCAGATTCAGTAGATGGAGAAATCTTATCAGAGGAAGAAATTAAAGAGCGTTTCTATCCAGATACAACAGTATGGATGACAAACTTTACACACCACTATGGCGACCCAATGACAGAAAACTACTATGCTCACCCTGCTTATGACGATTATCCTGTTGTGGGTGTAAGTTGGTTTGCAGCAAAAGCATTCTGTGGTTGGAGAACTAAATTTATGAATGAAGCAAGAGAATCTGCTGGAAAATTCCCAGTTCCAATGTTCCGTCTGCCTTCAGAGGCTGAATGGGAATATGCTTCTCGTGGTGGTCGTGATATAGCAAAGTATCCTTGGGGAGGTCCTTATACAAGAAATGCTAAAGGTTGTGCGCTTGCCAACTTCAAACCAGGACGTGGCAACTACTACGATGACGGTTTCCAATATACAAACCCAGTAGGTGCTTACTTCCCTAATGACTTTGGTCTTTATGATATGGCAGGAAACGTTTCAGAATGGTGTAACGATGCGTATGCTCCGAATGCAATGCCACTTATTTGGGATTTGAACCCTACTTATATAGATGATAGCGAACCTCGTAAATTAGTTCGTGGAGGCTCTTGGAAAGATATTGCCTTCTTCATAGAAACAGGAACTCGTAATTATCAATATCAAGATTCTGTAACTGCTTATACTGGCTTCCGTTGTGTAATGACATATTTAGGTCGTTCTTCTGGAATGGAGTTCTAA
- a CDS encoding type IX secretion system membrane protein PorP/SprF yields the protein MKKYFLSFFKLSCFCSLLFISTYTVAQQDAQFSQYMFNSLYFNPATAGSDANYTTMGVFHRSQWINYSPTFDDGGAPSSQVGFLSMPLNRINSGIGIHFANDRVGPLSSTEVQISYAYHFNLKNKDRISFGLRGGMYNQRIDFGQYRPNEENDPRIPSTGVENQFQPDLAVGLYYQSLKGYYVGISTNHLLQSKFDYSTGIDITSLKPHFYLMGGGNFDISPTLMLQPSAILKLTSGAISYEGSVLLSYDETYFGGISARASNALDAGILILGVNMLENRDLRITYSLDLVTSGKDVKQPTSHEISIGYRLPAPKPKVLPTIRTPRFRF from the coding sequence ATGAAAAAATATTTTCTCTCATTTTTTAAACTAAGTTGCTTCTGCTCTCTTCTTTTTATCAGTACTTATACAGTAGCTCAACAAGACGCACAGTTTAGTCAGTATATGTTCAATAGCTTGTATTTCAATCCTGCTACGGCAGGCAGCGATGCAAACTACACAACCATGGGAGTTTTTCACAGAAGCCAATGGATAAACTACTCTCCTACTTTTGATGATGGTGGTGCGCCTAGCTCGCAAGTGGGCTTTTTAAGTATGCCTCTCAATAGAATAAATAGTGGTATAGGAATTCATTTTGCCAACGACAGAGTAGGTCCTTTATCCAGTACAGAAGTTCAGATTTCTTATGCGTATCATTTCAATCTGAAAAACAAAGACCGTATTTCATTTGGTTTGCGTGGAGGGATGTACAATCAGAGAATAGACTTTGGGCAGTATCGTCCGAATGAAGAAAATGACCCAAGAATACCAAGTACAGGTGTAGAAAACCAGTTTCAACCCGATTTAGCAGTAGGTCTATATTATCAGTCTTTGAAAGGATATTATGTAGGAATCAGTACAAACCACTTATTACAATCTAAATTTGATTATAGTACAGGTATAGATATTACCTCTTTGAAGCCTCATTTTTATTTGATGGGTGGAGGCAATTTTGATATTTCTCCTACACTTATGCTACAGCCTTCAGCCATTTTGAAACTTACCTCTGGAGCAATATCTTATGAAGGTAGTGTATTATTAAGTTATGACGAGACGTATTTTGGTGGTATATCAGCTAGGGCGTCTAATGCTCTTGATGCAGGGATATTGATTTTGGGAGTTAATATGTTAGAAAACCGAGACCTTCGTATTACGTACTCTTTAGACTTAGTAACGAGTGGAAAAGATGTTAAGCAACCTACTTCACACGAAATTTCGATAGGCTATCGCCTTCCTGCTCCTAAACCTAAAGTTTTACCTACTATTCGTACACCTCGTTTCCGTTTCTAA
- a CDS encoding PspC domain-containing protein → MKLTKSTYDSVITGVCGGIAEAFGWDSNLIRVAFVLFTFFGVGSPVLVYIILAIVMPREY, encoded by the coding sequence ATGAAACTTACAAAATCTACTTACGATTCAGTTATTACAGGTGTTTGTGGAGGAATAGCAGAGGCTTTTGGTTGGGATAGCAATCTAATTCGTGTAGCGTTTGTACTCTTTACATTTTTTGGAGTAGGCTCACCTGTTTTAGTATATATTATTTTGGCTATCGTGATGCCTAGAGAATACTAA